A section of the Mycoplasmopsis synoviae ATCC 25204 genome encodes:
- the rpsG gene encoding 30S ribosomal protein S7 has product MSRKKSAKVREVLADPIFNSVVVTKLINTIMLDGKKSIAQDILYSAFDLVKEKTKKDPMQVFTQAVENITPQLEIRTRRIGGTNYQVPTEVSKRRKQTLSLRWLVQYARLRNDKSMDLRLANEIIDAANKTGGAIKKREDTHKMAEANKAFAHFRW; this is encoded by the coding sequence ATGTCAAGAAAAAAATCTGCAAAAGTTCGCGAAGTACTTGCTGATCCAATTTTTAACTCAGTAGTTGTTACTAAGTTAATTAATACCATTATGCTTGATGGTAAAAAATCAATTGCGCAAGATATTTTATATTCTGCATTTGATCTTGTCAAAGAAAAAACAAAAAAAGATCCAATGCAAGTTTTCACTCAAGCTGTTGAAAACATTACTCCACAACTTGAAATTAGAACAAGAAGAATTGGTGGAACAAACTACCAAGTTCCAACTGAAGTTTCTAAAAGAAGAAAACAAACATTATCTCTTAGATGACTTGTGCAATATGCACGTTTAAGAAATGATAAAAGCATGGACCTTCGTTTAGCTAACGAAATTATCGATGCTGCAAATAAAACCGGTGGTGCTATTAAAAAACGTGAAGATACTCATAAAATGGCAGAAGCTAATAAAGCCTTTGCTCATTTTAGATGATAG
- the rpsL gene encoding 30S ribosomal protein S12, giving the protein MPTTNQLVNRGRTSKVQKQNAPALSWSYNSLIKRSKKMPSPFKRGVCTRVATMTPKKPNSALRKFARVKLSNGMEVTAYIPGEKHNIQEHSVVLIRGGRVKDLPGVRYHIVRGTQDVAGVNNRKQGRSLYGTKKDKK; this is encoded by the coding sequence ATGCCTACAACTAATCAATTAGTTAATCGTGGACGTACTTCAAAAGTTCAAAAACAAAATGCTCCTGCATTAAGCTGAAGTTACAACTCATTAATTAAAAGATCTAAAAAAATGCCATCACCATTTAAACGTGGTGTATGTACTCGTGTGGCAACAATGACACCTAAAAAGCCTAACTCAGCTCTTCGTAAATTTGCCCGTGTTAAGCTTTCAAATGGTATGGAAGTTACTGCTTATATTCCAGGTGAAAAACACAACATTCAAGAACACTCTGTTGTTTTAATTCGTGGTGGTCGTGTTAAAGACCTTCCTGGGGTTAGATACCATATCGTTAGAGGTACTCAAGACGTTGCTGGAGTAAATAACCGTAAACAAGGTCGTAGTTTATACGGAACCAAAAAAGACAAAAAATAA